The DNA region GACGAGGCACTGGAGCGCCTCCACGCCTCGGGCCCCGAACGCAACGGCTGGCTGAGCAATCACGGCCCGATGGCCGTCGAGGCGCTGGTCCGGCACGGTCAGGCACCGGCCGTCCACCGCTGGCTCGACCACTACGGCCGCAAGCTGGAGGACATGCCGGACACCGCGACCCGGGTGACGGCGGAGAACTGGCGCGAGGCCCTCGGCGACCCGCGCCGGATCGCGGACTGGACGCTGTACTTCGAGCGGGAGACCGCCGAGCGCCCCTGGCGGGATGTCCTCACCGAGTGGTGGCCGCGCCTGCTCCCCGGCATCGCGGCGGGCGCCACCCACCCCGTGATCCGGGTCGGCCACTCCGTGCGCACCCTGCTCACCGGCGAGGCGACCGCGCCCCGGATCACCGAACTCGCCCACGGCCTCGGCTACTGGGCCGCCCGCCACCAGTCGCTGCCCCCGCTGGCCCCTCTCGCGCCCGCGCCCACCGCCGCGGCCGCGCTGGCCGCCGTACCGCCGGTACCCGAGCAGAGCGGCGGCATCCGGGACCGGCTGGCGCAGCTCACCGCGTTCCCGGTGTGGCCGCAGCGGTTCACCGACGACCCGGACGAGGCGCGGGCCCGGCTGGCGGAGCTGGTGCGGGCCGCGACTCATCGGTTCGCCACCCATGGGCACGGCGAACCGATCATGCTGGTGCACGCCGCGACCGCGCCCAATGCCGTGCTGCGCACCCTGCCCGCGCTCCCCCGCGCGCTGTGGGTGCCGAGCCTGGGGGCCGCGTGGGCGGCGAGCGCCGCGGTCACCGCCGCGTACAGCCCGGCCGAGGCCGCCCCGTACACACCGGTGACCGCGTCCGCCGACGAGCTGTTCGCGCGGGCGGCGGCGC from Streptomyces sp. NBC_01591 includes:
- a CDS encoding questin oxidase family protein, which encodes MDDTRNTGSARNTGSATGRDGAASADETTGADDTTGTLDEALERLHASGPERNGWLSNHGPMAVEALVRHGQAPAVHRWLDHYGRKLEDMPDTATRVTAENWREALGDPRRIADWTLYFERETAERPWRDVLTEWWPRLLPGIAAGATHPVIRVGHSVRTLLTGEATAPRITELAHGLGYWAARHQSLPPLAPLAPAPTAAAALAAVPPVPEQSGGIRDRLAQLTAFPVWPQRFTDDPDEARARLAELVRAATHRFATHGHGEPIMLVHAATAPNAVLRTLPALPRALWVPSLGAAWAASAAVTAAYSPAEAAPYTPVTASADELFARAAAHGDDHTIKFTDTALDVGDATALAAALRSIELNPPAL